The Staphylococcus carnosus genome has a segment encoding these proteins:
- a CDS encoding GNAT family N-acetyltransferase: MEHIKTYVKQEYTRDGQQYVIEGPVPREKLETMSYDDGLDAFRKPIEQFEAIQEISELPEGRIYVLRKDNKIVGYVTYHYPDPLERWSTGNLPYLVELGAIEVALPYRGTGLGSELIKQSLSEDEFEDYIILTTEYYWHWDLKNSKLDVYEYKKLMQNLMAQGGLEIFATDDPEITGHPANCLMARIGSRISLDQIKAFDDVRFMNRFFY, encoded by the coding sequence ATGGAACATATCAAAACATATGTAAAGCAAGAATATACACGCGATGGTCAACAATATGTCATTGAAGGTCCAGTACCGCGAGAAAAACTTGAAACTATGAGTTACGATGATGGTCTTGATGCTTTCAGGAAGCCTATTGAACAATTTGAAGCGATTCAAGAAATTAGTGAATTACCTGAAGGTCGTATCTACGTATTGCGCAAAGATAATAAGATTGTAGGTTATGTTACTTATCATTATCCAGACCCTCTTGAGCGTTGGTCTACGGGTAATTTACCCTACTTAGTTGAACTCGGAGCCATTGAGGTAGCACTTCCTTATCGTGGTACTGGACTTGGCAGTGAATTAATTAAACAAAGTTTAAGTGAAGATGAGTTTGAAGACTATATTATTTTAACAACTGAGTATTATTGGCATTGGGACTTGAAAAATTCAAAACTAGACGTTTATGAATATAAAAAATTAATGCAAAATCTAATGGCACAAGGAGGATTAGAGATTTTTGCTACGGATGATCCTGAAATTACAGGTCACCCAGCTAATTGTTTGATGGCAAGAATCGGTTCGCGTATTAGTTTAGATCAGATAAAAGCTTTCGATGATGTACGTTTTATGAACCGATTTTTCTACTAA
- the acsA gene encoding acetate--CoA ligase — protein MKVDVYKGGEGNFNLQDYEETYKNFDWKEVEKAFSWYDTGKVNMAYECIDRHVDDGKGDKTALNYKDAERQESYTFKEMQEYSNKAANVLKDKANVEKGDRVFIFMPRTPELYFALFGILKIGAIVGPLFEAFMEKAVADRLENSDAKVIVTTKDLLDRIPQDKLPNLETIVVVDDDEVDDKYVDFKKDLKEASDQFDIEWLDREDGLILHYTSGSTGQPKGVLHVQDAMILQYISGKYVLDLQEDDIYWCTADPGWVTGTSYGIFAPWLNGVTNCIAGGRFSPEAWYGMIEEFKVTVWYTAPTALRMLMSAGDDVVKKYDLSSLREVLSVGEPLNPEVIKWAKEVLGHTVLDTWWMTETGGHMIVNYPSMDVKLGSMGKPLPGIEAAIVDDQGNELPPNRMGNLAIKKGWPSMMRKIWKNPEKYDSYFIGDWYVSGDSAYQDEDGYFWFQGRVDDVIMTAGERVGPFEVESKLVEHPAVSEAGVIGKPDPVRGEIIKAFVALNPGYEPDDELKEDIRQFVKTGLSGHAAPREIEFKDKLPKTRSGKIMRRVLKAWELDLPEGDLSTMED, from the coding sequence ATGAAAGTCGATGTATACAAAGGGGGAGAAGGTAATTTTAACCTTCAAGATTACGAAGAAACATACAAGAACTTTGATTGGAAAGAGGTAGAAAAAGCATTTTCTTGGTACGATACTGGAAAAGTCAATATGGCTTATGAATGTATCGACCGTCATGTAGATGATGGTAAAGGCGATAAAACTGCATTGAATTATAAAGATGCTGAACGTCAGGAAAGTTATACATTTAAGGAAATGCAAGAATACTCAAATAAAGCAGCCAATGTTTTGAAAGATAAAGCAAATGTAGAAAAAGGTGACCGTGTATTTATCTTTATGCCAAGAACACCTGAATTATACTTTGCATTATTTGGTATCTTAAAAATTGGTGCAATTGTTGGACCATTGTTTGAAGCATTTATGGAAAAAGCAGTGGCAGATCGTTTGGAAAATAGCGATGCTAAAGTTATTGTAACAACAAAAGACTTATTAGATCGTATTCCGCAAGACAAACTGCCTAATTTAGAAACAATCGTTGTTGTAGATGATGACGAAGTTGATGATAAATATGTAGATTTCAAAAAAGATCTTAAAGAGGCTAGTGATCAATTTGATATTGAATGGCTAGATAGAGAAGATGGTTTGATTCTTCACTATACTTCAGGCTCTACTGGACAACCTAAAGGCGTATTACATGTACAAGACGCTATGATTTTACAATATATCTCAGGTAAATATGTATTAGATTTACAAGAAGATGATATTTATTGGTGTACTGCCGATCCGGGTTGGGTTACAGGAACATCATACGGTATTTTTGCGCCATGGTTGAATGGCGTAACAAACTGTATTGCTGGAGGCAGATTCTCTCCAGAAGCTTGGTATGGCATGATTGAAGAATTCAAAGTAACTGTTTGGTATACAGCGCCTACAGCATTACGAATGTTGATGAGTGCCGGTGACGATGTTGTTAAGAAATACGACTTATCTTCATTACGTGAAGTTTTATCTGTAGGTGAACCGCTTAACCCAGAAGTTATTAAATGGGCAAAAGAAGTACTTGGTCACACTGTATTAGATACTTGGTGGATGACTGAAACGGGCGGTCATATGATTGTGAATTATCCTTCTATGGATGTCAAACTTGGCTCAATGGGTAAACCATTACCAGGAATTGAAGCTGCTATTGTTGATGACCAAGGTAACGAATTACCGCCAAACCGCATGGGTAATTTGGCGATTAAAAAAGGTTGGCCGTCAATGATGCGTAAAATTTGGAAAAACCCTGAAAAATATGATTCTTACTTCATCGGTGACTGGTATGTTTCAGGAGATTCAGCATATCAAGATGAAGATGGTTATTTCTGGTTCCAAGGACGTGTTGATGATGTAATTATGACTGCAGGTGAACGTGTAGGACCGTTCGAAGTGGAATCTAAATTAGTAGAACACCCTGCAGTATCAGAAGCTGGGGTTATCGGGAAACCTGACCCAGTACGCGGTGAAATCATCAAAGCATTTGTGGCATTAAACCCAGGTTATGAACCAGATGATGAATTAAAAGAAGATATTCGACAATTTGTTAAAACTGGATTATCTGGACATGCTGCGCCTAGAGAAATTGAATTTAAAGATAAACTTCCAAAAACACGTTCAGGTAAAATTATGAGACGTGTACTTAAAGCTTGGGAATTAGATTTACCAGAAGGCGATTTAAGTACAATGGAAGATTAA
- a CDS encoding acetoin utilization protein AcuC translates to MSQKNKQTGYVYSNQLMQYRFSNDHPFNQMRLKLTTELLIDAGLLTPDQIITPRIATDDELTLIHSYDYVNAIKHASHGILSPSEAKKYGLADEDTSQFKHMHQHSARIVGGALKLADMIVNDELQNGCHLGGGLHHALPGRANGFCIYNDVAITAKYLSKKYGLRVMVIDTDAHHGDGVQWSFYTDNDILNYSIHETGKFLFPGSGHYTERGKEQGFSYSVNVPLEPYTEDASFVECFKKTVTPVVKSYQPDILLSVHGVDIHYLDPLTHMNCTLDALYEVPYYIKSLADTYTNGKVMMFGGGGYNIWRVVPRAWSHVFLSLMDQPIQHGDLPKEWVEKWQHYSPLDLPTTWDDKRLDYMEIPRTAEISAKNLKHANQVASWF, encoded by the coding sequence ATGAGTCAAAAAAACAAACAAACGGGGTATGTCTATTCCAATCAACTTATGCAATATCGGTTTAGTAATGATCATCCTTTTAACCAGATGAGACTGAAACTAACTACGGAATTATTAATCGATGCTGGTTTATTAACACCAGACCAAATTATAACACCGCGTATTGCTACAGATGACGAATTGACACTAATTCACTCCTATGACTATGTTAATGCGATTAAGCATGCTTCTCATGGGATATTAAGTCCTTCTGAAGCTAAAAAATACGGTTTAGCTGATGAAGACACTTCACAATTCAAACATATGCATCAGCATAGTGCACGCATTGTTGGGGGTGCGTTGAAACTTGCTGATATGATTGTGAATGATGAATTACAAAATGGCTGTCATTTAGGCGGAGGATTACATCATGCTTTACCAGGTAGAGCAAATGGATTTTGTATATATAACGATGTAGCTATTACTGCAAAGTATCTCTCCAAAAAATATGGTTTACGCGTAATGGTCATAGATACAGATGCACATCATGGGGATGGCGTGCAATGGAGTTTTTATACTGATAATGATATTCTCAATTACTCAATACATGAAACCGGAAAATTTTTATTTCCAGGGTCAGGCCATTATACAGAACGAGGTAAAGAACAAGGGTTTAGTTATTCTGTAAATGTGCCACTTGAGCCTTATACAGAAGACGCCTCTTTTGTAGAATGTTTTAAAAAAACAGTGACACCTGTCGTTAAATCATATCAACCTGATATTCTTTTAAGTGTACATGGAGTCGATATCCATTATTTAGATCCGCTGACACACATGAATTGTACTTTAGATGCACTTTATGAAGTACCATACTATATTAAATCTCTTGCAGATACTTATACAAATGGAAAAGTTATGATGTTTGGCGGCGGCGGTTATAATATTTGGCGTGTTGTACCAAGAGCATGGAGTCATGTGTTTTTAAGTTTAATGGATCAACCTATCCAGCATGGTGATTTGCCAAAAGAATGGGTTGAAAAGTGGCAACATTACTCCCCTCTTGATTTACCAACAACGTGGGATGATAAACGTTTAGACTATATGGAGATTCCTAGAACTGCAGAGATTTCAGCAAAAAATTTAAAACATGCTAATCAAGTAGCAAGCTGGTTTTAA
- a CDS encoding formate--tetrahydrofolate ligase gives MTHLSDLDIANQATIKPISEIAEKIGIPEDALEQYGHYKAKIDINKLDDKGDRGKVVLVTAMSPTPAGEGKSTVTVGLADAFHELGENVMMALREPALGPVFGIKGGATGGGYAQVLPMEDINLHFNGDFHAITTANNALAAFIDNHIHQGNELGIDQRRIEWKRVLDMNDRELRKVVVGLGGPTQGVPREDGFNITVASEIMAILCLSTGLKDLKASIANITIGYTRDRKPVTVADLKVEGALAMILKDAIKPNLVQSIEGTPALIHGGPFANIAHGCNSIIATETARKLADIVVTEAGFGSDLGAEKFMNIKARKAGFEPSAAVVVATIRALKMHGGVAKDDLKEENVQAVRDGLANLERHIENIRSFGVEPVVALNAFVSDTEAEEQVVEDWAKEHGVRIALTEVWEKGGKGGVELAKQVQEVLNEKHDFKHTYDLDLPIEEKIEKVVTNIYGGNKVTFTSGALKQLKQIKENGWDNYPVCMAKTQYSFTDDKDRLGAPDDFEITIRELQPKTGAGFIVALTGAIMTMPGLPKKPAALNMDVTEDGHAKGLF, from the coding sequence TTGACTCATTTATCAGATTTAGACATAGCAAACCAAGCTACGATTAAACCAATTTCAGAAATTGCTGAAAAGATTGGTATTCCTGAAGATGCTTTAGAACAATATGGTCATTACAAAGCAAAAATAGACATCAATAAGCTGGATGACAAAGGAGATAGGGGTAAAGTCGTACTTGTTACTGCAATGAGCCCGACACCAGCAGGTGAAGGTAAATCTACAGTAACAGTTGGTTTGGCCGATGCTTTCCATGAATTAGGAGAAAATGTCATGATGGCACTCCGTGAACCTGCTTTAGGTCCGGTATTCGGTATTAAAGGTGGCGCAACAGGCGGCGGTTACGCTCAAGTTTTGCCTATGGAAGATATTAACTTGCACTTTAATGGGGACTTCCATGCAATTACAACAGCAAATAATGCTTTAGCTGCATTTATTGATAACCATATCCACCAAGGTAATGAACTCGGTATTGATCAACGTCGTATTGAATGGAAACGTGTACTTGATATGAACGACCGTGAATTAAGAAAAGTAGTTGTCGGACTTGGCGGTCCTACACAAGGTGTACCAAGAGAAGATGGCTTCAATATTACGGTAGCATCAGAAATTATGGCAATTCTTTGCTTAAGTACTGGATTAAAAGATTTGAAAGCAAGTATTGCAAATATCACTATTGGTTACACACGTGACCGTAAACCAGTGACAGTTGCAGATTTAAAAGTTGAGGGCGCGCTTGCTATGATCTTAAAAGATGCTATTAAACCTAACTTGGTACAATCAATCGAAGGTACTCCAGCATTAATTCATGGCGGACCATTTGCAAACATTGCACATGGATGTAACTCAATTATCGCAACTGAAACAGCACGTAAACTTGCTGATATTGTGGTAACAGAAGCAGGTTTCGGTTCAGATTTAGGTGCTGAAAAATTCATGAATATCAAAGCGCGTAAAGCAGGATTTGAGCCAAGTGCTGCTGTTGTTGTAGCGACAATTCGTGCTTTAAAAATGCACGGCGGTGTAGCAAAAGACGACTTGAAAGAAGAAAATGTTCAAGCTGTCAGAGATGGCTTAGCTAACTTAGAACGTCATATCGAAAACATTCGTTCATTCGGTGTTGAACCAGTTGTCGCATTAAACGCATTTGTTTCAGATACTGAAGCTGAAGAACAAGTCGTTGAAGATTGGGCTAAAGAACATGGCGTACGTATCGCTTTAACAGAAGTGTGGGAAAAAGGCGGTAAAGGCGGCGTTGAATTAGCGAAACAAGTACAAGAAGTATTGAATGAAAAACATGATTTCAAACATACTTATGATTTAGATTTACCAATCGAAGAAAAAATTGAGAAAGTTGTTACTAATATTTATGGCGGTAATAAAGTGACATTTACAAGTGGAGCTTTAAAACAACTAAAACAAATTAAAGAAAACGGTTGGGATAATTATCCGGTATGTATGGCTAAAACACAATATTCATTTACTGATGACAAAGATCGTTTAGGTGCACCAGATGACTTTGAAATTACAATCAGAGAATTGCAACCTAAAACAGGCGCAGGTTTCATTGTTGCATTAACTGGTGCAATTATGACAATGCCTGGTTTACCTAAAAAACCAGCTGCACTTAATATGGATGTCACTGAAGATGGACATGCTAAAGGTTTATTCTAA